A genomic stretch from Cloacibacterium caeni includes:
- a CDS encoding toprim domain-containing protein produces MNCKQFNRIKLEEVLQNLGHLPTKQNDKEAWYLNPFAKENHASFKINKNLNCWYLYSEGIGGNNTDFMIKYLKASVKEVLEWVEKQNFSSFQQQSFQRQNLENLHKNYEILEIKNIQHSALLEYLNEREVANQAKFIQEIHYRMNGKNYFGIGFKNDSGGYEIRNKFAKICLGKKDITTIKNDSKSVKIFEGFFDFLSFKNVEKYLEKEPSDYIILNSVSMIHKAQKSLEDYKNIELYFDNDEAGNRAVEILKNEMENVEDGRVLYKDFKDLNDWAKSSIKMEEKFSGSLVQKVPKVYNKRGR; encoded by the coding sequence ATGAACTGCAAACAATTCAACAGGATAAAGTTGGAAGAAGTTCTACAAAATCTCGGACACCTTCCTACAAAACAAAATGATAAAGAAGCTTGGTATCTTAATCCTTTTGCCAAAGAAAATCACGCCTCTTTTAAAATCAATAAAAATCTAAACTGTTGGTATTTATATTCCGAAGGAATTGGCGGAAACAATACTGATTTTATGATTAAATATCTGAAAGCTTCGGTAAAAGAAGTTTTAGAATGGGTAGAAAAGCAAAATTTTTCTTCTTTTCAACAGCAGAGTTTTCAAAGACAGAACTTAGAAAATTTGCATAAAAATTATGAAATCCTCGAAATTAAAAACATTCAACATTCTGCACTTTTGGAATATCTAAACGAAAGAGAAGTTGCAAACCAAGCCAAATTTATACAAGAAATTCATTATCGAATGAATGGTAAAAATTACTTCGGAATTGGATTTAAGAATGATTCTGGAGGTTATGAAATTCGCAATAAATTCGCCAAAATTTGTTTAGGAAAAAAAGATATTACCACGATAAAAAATGATTCAAAAAGTGTAAAAATATTTGAAGGATTTTTTGATTTTCTTTCTTTCAAAAACGTTGAAAAATATTTGGAAAAAGAACCTTCGGATTACATCATTTTGAATTCGGTTTCGATGATTCATAAAGCACAAAAATCCCTTGAAGATTATAAAAATATTGAACTTTATTTTGACAATGACGAAGCAGGAAACAGAGCGGTTGAAATTTTAAAAAATGAAATGGAAAATGTAGAAGATGGTAGGGTTTTGTACAAGGATTTTAAGGATTTGAATGATTGGGCAAAGTCTTCTATAAAAATGGAAGAAAAATTCAGTGGTTCTTTAGTGCAAAAAGTACCCAAAGTTTACAATAAGCGTGGTCGCTGA
- a CDS encoding helix-turn-helix domain-containing protein translates to MDVNEISFENLPKAVAHLTSEIAEIKSLVQNVKVPESKEKRIPIGIEDVCKIIGKAKPTIYTLVRQRKIPCYKNGKKLYFFEDELLEWISKGKKKTLLEIESEALKYHNRNR, encoded by the coding sequence ATGGACGTAAATGAAATTTCTTTTGAAAACCTGCCAAAAGCAGTTGCTCACTTAACGAGCGAAATTGCTGAAATTAAATCTTTGGTTCAGAATGTGAAAGTTCCTGAATCTAAAGAAAAACGCATTCCCATTGGAATTGAAGATGTGTGCAAAATAATAGGGAAAGCGAAACCTACGATTTATACTCTTGTAAGGCAAAGAAAAATTCCGTGTTACAAAAACGGTAAAAAACTCTATTTTTTTGAAGATGAACTTTTGGAATGGATTTCTAAAGGCAAGAAAAAAACTTTGTTGGAAATAGAATCCGAAGCTTTGAAATATCATAACCGAAATAGATAA
- a CDS encoding relaxase/mobilization nuclease domain-containing protein has translation MNNSATTRSISKIALEYNGNDKGTAEMVASNYLLSSTAEGQFLEMKTVADRNPKVKKWALTGYISQPDEIGRKLKDQEFSEIATKALKKIGVTENNQFRLDIHNSTKQKHLHFIVNRIDISGKCTVKSHDIGRRFGEAVREVCKEKGLLTDVEIGIQKKALMLKNLKEALKTSKNFDELILKMKAKGFEIQLSTNVKDGVSGMRIVMEKDKNPNTERIYKAGYKLSEITSKLKIADIKAILNENKDKKLDDVAVFPENSNQENNGNEQKNTSVINEVGKAIEQFLKPTYTANSEDELLKKKKRKSR, from the coding sequence ATGAATAATTCTGCCACCACAAGAAGCATCTCCAAGATAGCTTTAGAATACAACGGAAACGACAAAGGAACAGCTGAAATGGTGGCTTCAAATTATCTTTTGAGTTCAACTGCTGAAGGTCAGTTTTTAGAAATGAAAACCGTTGCAGACCGAAACCCGAAAGTGAAAAAATGGGCTTTAACAGGTTATATTTCTCAACCCGACGAAATCGGAAGAAAGTTGAAGGATCAAGAATTTTCAGAGATTGCCACCAAAGCTTTAAAAAAAATTGGAGTGACCGAAAACAACCAATTTCGATTGGATATTCATAATAGTACTAAACAAAAACACCTTCATTTTATCGTGAACAGGATTGATATTTCTGGAAAATGTACGGTAAAATCACATGATATTGGAAGAAGATTTGGTGAAGCAGTTCGAGAAGTTTGTAAAGAAAAAGGATTGCTAACCGATGTAGAAATAGGAATTCAGAAGAAAGCATTAATGCTAAAAAACTTAAAAGAAGCTTTAAAAACATCAAAAAATTTTGATGAACTTATTCTGAAAATGAAAGCAAAAGGTTTTGAAATTCAGTTATCGACCAATGTAAAAGATGGAGTTTCGGGAATGCGAATTGTAATGGAGAAAGACAAAAATCCTAATACAGAAAGAATTTATAAAGCAGGTTACAAACTTTCTGAAATTACCAGCAAGTTGAAAATTGCAGATATCAAAGCGATTCTCAATGAAAATAAAGATAAAAAATTGGATGATGTAGCTGTTTTTCCCGAAAATTCAAACCAAGAAAACAATGGAAATGAACAAAAAAATACCTCGGTAATCAATGAAGTTGGAAAAGCAATTGAACAGTTTCTGAAACCAACATACACTGCTAATTCAGAAGATGAATTATTAAAGAAAAAGAAGAGAAAATCAAGATAA
- a CDS encoding phosphatase PAP2 family protein, which produces MRNILLAFLVFSNFLFSQKKDSLVFSEQPKFTSKQLIIPATLMTAGTIVLSTENRDFSVTENKNFLAFGGYPEDYLQFAPHVSLYAFEWAGMKPKTDFWNRTAILTKSEIIVFGSTYLLKKAIKKPRPDGSNEFGFPSGHTANVFAGATMLSMEYGENHRWVPYVAYSVATGVGVLRIAHDKHYWSDVIFGAGLGILSTKIAYWTHQYQWNKKSEKDNLTILYKEHL; this is translated from the coding sequence ATGAGGAACATACTTTTAGCATTTTTGGTTTTTTCAAATTTTCTTTTTTCACAGAAGAAAGACAGTTTAGTTTTTTCAGAACAACCAAAATTCACTTCAAAGCAACTCATTATTCCAGCTACTTTAATGACAGCAGGAACCATCGTTTTATCTACAGAAAATAGAGATTTCAGCGTTACAGAAAACAAAAATTTTTTGGCTTTCGGAGGTTATCCCGAAGATTACCTTCAATTTGCGCCTCATGTTTCACTTTACGCTTTTGAATGGGCAGGAATGAAACCTAAAACCGACTTCTGGAACAGAACTGCTATTTTGACAAAATCTGAAATTATAGTTTTTGGGAGCACTTATCTTTTGAAAAAAGCCATTAAAAAACCTCGTCCAGACGGAAGCAATGAATTTGGTTTTCCGAGTGGTCATACTGCGAATGTTTTTGCTGGTGCTACAATGCTTTCTATGGAATATGGCGAAAATCACCGTTGGGTTCCGTATGTTGCTTATTCTGTAGCAACTGGAGTGGGCGTTTTGAGAATTGCTCACGACAAACATTATTGGAGTGATGTGATTTTCGGAGCGGGATTAGGAATTTTATCCACCAAAATCGCTTATTGGACGCATCAATATCAATGGAACAAAAAATCAGAAAAAGACAATCTCACGATTTTATACAAAGAACATTTGTAG
- a CDS encoding VapE domain-containing protein: MNEQKNLYQSDTISKTIYDRAMQYLDEKYNIRYNTIALELEIQLKGKNETWSVLNINSLLIELAQSGIEINMNKLEILVRSHLIQQYNPIREYFENLETWDGENYIKKFSQYLKTNDDEAFLYHFEKWLTRAVLCSLTKGYVNKQSLVLASHQNSGKSSFLRFLIPPKLENYYTENISIDKDGIISICKNLICNLDELAVLSKSDVNTLKSFISKSSANIRLPYARKAEFLERICSFVGSTNRTDFLTDETGSIRWLIFEVYSFDFEYSKEIDIDKVWAQAYFNAFERKNYNPELTATDIAENEKRNEKYAQVSMEQEILSAHFEKSDKMEEFLTATDIMLAMNNALGLRFNNVKIGKALTSLKYQRIKHPKLQVYGYLIKRKTE; the protein is encoded by the coding sequence ATGAACGAACAAAAAAACTTGTATCAATCTGATACTATTTCCAAAACCATTTACGATCGAGCGATGCAATATTTAGACGAAAAATACAACATTCGTTACAATACCATTGCTTTGGAATTAGAAATTCAGTTGAAGGGGAAAAATGAAACTTGGTCGGTTCTCAACATCAATTCTTTATTGATAGAATTAGCACAATCTGGCATTGAAATCAATATGAATAAGTTGGAAATTCTGGTTAGAAGCCATTTAATTCAGCAATACAACCCAATTCGTGAATATTTTGAAAATTTAGAAACCTGGGATGGAGAAAATTATATCAAAAAGTTTAGTCAATATCTCAAAACCAATGATGATGAAGCGTTTCTTTATCATTTTGAAAAATGGTTAACAAGAGCGGTTTTGTGTTCGTTAACCAAAGGCTATGTGAATAAACAGTCATTGGTTTTAGCATCGCATCAAAATTCGGGGAAATCTTCTTTTTTAAGATTTTTAATTCCTCCAAAATTAGAAAATTACTACACCGAAAATATCTCTATCGACAAAGATGGGATTATTTCCATTTGTAAAAATTTGATTTGCAACCTCGATGAATTAGCGGTTTTATCAAAATCTGATGTCAATACTTTGAAATCTTTCATCTCAAAAAGTAGTGCAAATATTAGACTTCCTTATGCCAGAAAAGCAGAATTTTTAGAACGGATTTGCTCATTTGTAGGTTCTACCAATCGGACTGATTTTCTTACCGATGAAACAGGAAGCATTCGCTGGTTGATTTTTGAGGTATATTCATTTGATTTTGAATATTCCAAAGAAATAGATATTGATAAAGTTTGGGCTCAAGCTTATTTCAATGCTTTTGAAAGGAAAAATTACAATCCAGAATTGACTGCAACAGACATCGCCGAAAACGAAAAGCGAAACGAAAAATATGCACAAGTTTCAATGGAGCAAGAAATCCTTTCTGCACATTTTGAAAAATCGGATAAAATGGAAGAATTCCTCACAGCAACAGATATTATGTTGGCGATGAATAATGCTTTAGGATTGCGATTTAATAACGTGAAAATCGGAAAAGCACTCACTAGTTTAAAATACCAAAGGATAAAACATCCCAAACTTCAAGTTTATGGTTATCTCATCAAGAGAAAAACTGAATAA
- a CDS encoding site-specific integrase, producing MKQKLLRTKVTVRLRKSEYRKEWYIYLESYPVIVPGKGEAQRIREYLNRTVTTVEFDKKRVARKTENSISFKPKRDDNGIIKCKSENDQETMIYADSLRKLRQREYDNANLYSKRDLLQAEMNEKMEENFVDYFKTLIRSRHRNSSDSIRINWERSLEILKSFDDEYIPFSKIDLKFCENFKTFLLNAPLGGNKKGTLSQNSAATYFSIFKAALKQAFVDNYFMIDIAAKLKGISEVETRREYLTIKELNTLVETPCDYEVLKRAALFSALTGLRLSDIQNLKWEEIKIENGAPRIHFTQQKTKGVEYMPISEQALQLCGAEKSPTTLVFSGLPDSAWISRPLKKWIESAGITKNITFHCFRHTFATLQLSSGTDIYTVSKMLGHTNVKTTQVYAKVIDEKKNKAAEAIQLNTLSKIKK from the coding sequence ATGAAACAAAAACTATTAAGAACAAAAGTCACGGTAAGACTTAGAAAGTCTGAATATCGTAAAGAATGGTACATTTATTTGGAAAGTTACCCTGTAATTGTCCCAGGAAAAGGTGAAGCTCAGAGAATTCGTGAATACTTGAACAGAACCGTTACCACTGTTGAATTTGATAAGAAGAGGGTGGCAAGAAAAACTGAAAATTCTATTTCTTTCAAACCCAAAAGAGATGATAATGGCATTATTAAATGTAAAAGCGAGAATGATCAGGAAACGATGATTTACGCAGATTCTTTACGAAAATTAAGACAAAGGGAATATGATAATGCAAATCTCTATAGTAAAAGAGATCTTTTGCAAGCTGAAATGAATGAAAAAATGGAGGAGAATTTTGTGGATTATTTTAAGACATTAATTAGAAGTCGCCACAGAAATAGTTCAGATTCAATAAGGATAAATTGGGAACGCTCGCTCGAGATTTTAAAGTCATTTGATGACGAATATATTCCCTTCTCGAAAATCGATTTGAAATTTTGTGAAAATTTTAAAACCTTTCTTTTAAATGCACCGCTCGGTGGAAATAAAAAAGGAACTTTATCACAAAACAGCGCAGCAACTTATTTTTCAATTTTCAAAGCGGCATTGAAACAGGCATTTGTTGACAATTATTTTATGATTGATATAGCGGCAAAGCTAAAAGGAATTTCGGAGGTAGAAACCCGAAGAGAATATTTAACGATAAAGGAACTCAATACATTGGTTGAGACACCTTGCGATTACGAAGTTTTAAAGCGTGCTGCACTTTTTTCTGCATTAACAGGTTTAAGACTTTCTGATATTCAGAATTTAAAGTGGGAAGAAATTAAAATAGAAAATGGTGCACCACGTATTCATTTTACACAACAGAAAACAAAAGGTGTAGAATATATGCCAATTTCGGAGCAAGCCCTGCAACTCTGTGGAGCTGAAAAGTCGCCAACTACTTTAGTTTTTAGTGGTCTTCCAGATTCGGCTTGGATTTCTCGACCGTTAAAAAAATGGATTGAATCTGCAGGTATTACTAAAAACATCACTTTTCATTGTTTCAGACATACTTTTGCTACTCTGCAACTTTCAAGTGGTACTGATATTTATACTGTAAGCAAAATGCTTGGTCATACAAATGTGAAAACTACACAAGTCTATGCAAAAGTGATTGATGAAAAGAAAAACAAAGCGGCGGAAGCAATTCAATTAAATACACTTTCAAAAATTAAAAAATGA
- the dnaK gene encoding molecular chaperone DnaK, with product MSKIIGIDLGTTNSCVAVMEGKDPVVIPNAEGKRTTPSIVAFTEDGERKVGDPAKRQAVTNPTKTVYSIKRFIGTQFTKDKEEISRVPYAVVAGPNDTIKVKIDDREYTAQEISAMILQKMKKTAEDFLGQEVTRAVITVPAYFNDAQRQATKEAGEIAGLKVERIINEPTAAALAYGLDKVGKKDLNVVVFDCGGGTHDVSVLEMYEVDGNASFEVKATDGDTHLGGDDFDNVIIDWMADEFKSEEGVDLKSDAIALQRLKEAAEKAKVELSSSTQTEINLPYITATATGPKHLVKTLTRAKFEQLAHDLIQRTIEPCKTALRNAGMSTSDIDEIILVGGSTRIPAIQEAVEKFFGKAPSKGVNPDEVVAIGAAIQGGVLTGDVKDVLLLDVTPLSLGIETMGSVFTKLIEANTTIPTKKSEVFSTASDNQPAVTIRVGQGERPMFNDNKEIGRFDLVDIPPAPRGVPQIEVTFDIDANGILHVSAKDKGTGKEQSIKIQASSGLSDAEIERMKKEAEENAAADAKRKEDVETINKADGMIFQTEKQLKEFGEKLSADKKAAIEAAHTELKAAYETKDADAIKPKLEALDAAWMAASEELYKATQEAQPQPEQTQGNAGENVQDADFEEVK from the coding sequence ATGAGCAAAATTATCGGAATTGATTTAGGTACGACCAACTCTTGCGTTGCGGTAATGGAAGGTAAAGATCCTGTAGTTATCCCAAATGCAGAAGGTAAAAGAACCACACCATCTATTGTAGCATTTACAGAAGATGGAGAAAGAAAAGTAGGTGATCCTGCAAAAAGACAAGCAGTAACGAATCCTACTAAAACTGTTTATTCTATCAAGAGATTCATCGGAACACAGTTTACTAAAGATAAAGAAGAAATCTCTAGAGTTCCTTATGCTGTGGTAGCTGGACCAAATGATACTATAAAAGTAAAAATAGACGATAGAGAATATACAGCACAAGAAATTTCTGCAATGATTCTTCAAAAAATGAAGAAAACAGCTGAAGATTTCTTAGGTCAAGAAGTGACCAGAGCGGTAATTACGGTTCCTGCATACTTTAACGATGCACAGAGACAAGCTACCAAAGAAGCTGGTGAAATCGCTGGTCTTAAAGTAGAAAGAATCATCAACGAACCTACTGCTGCAGCTTTAGCTTACGGTTTAGATAAAGTAGGTAAAAAAGACCTAAACGTAGTTGTTTTCGACTGTGGAGGTGGTACTCATGACGTTTCTGTACTAGAAATGTACGAAGTAGATGGTAACGCATCTTTTGAAGTAAAAGCTACAGATGGTGATACGCATCTTGGTGGAGATGACTTTGACAATGTAATCATCGATTGGATGGCAGACGAATTCAAATCTGAAGAAGGTGTAGATCTTAAATCTGATGCTATTGCACTTCAACGTTTAAAAGAAGCGGCTGAAAAAGCAAAAGTAGAATTATCTTCTTCTACTCAAACTGAAATCAACTTACCTTATATCACCGCTACTGCAACTGGTCCTAAACACTTAGTGAAAACATTGACCAGAGCTAAATTTGAGCAACTGGCACATGATTTAATTCAAAGAACCATCGAACCATGTAAAACTGCTCTTAGAAATGCTGGAATGAGCACTTCTGATATTGATGAAATCATCTTAGTAGGTGGTTCTACCAGAATTCCTGCAATACAAGAAGCGGTAGAAAAATTCTTCGGGAAAGCGCCTTCTAAAGGGGTAAATCCAGACGAAGTAGTAGCTATTGGTGCTGCAATTCAAGGGGGAGTTTTAACTGGTGATGTAAAAGACGTTCTTTTATTAGACGTAACTCCGCTTTCTTTAGGTATCGAAACTATGGGTTCAGTTTTCACTAAATTAATTGAAGCGAATACTACGATTCCTACTAAAAAATCTGAAGTTTTCTCTACTGCAAGTGATAATCAGCCTGCTGTAACCATCAGAGTAGGACAAGGAGAAAGACCAATGTTTAATGATAACAAAGAAATTGGTAGATTTGATTTAGTAGATATTCCACCTGCACCAAGAGGAGTTCCACAAATTGAGGTAACTTTTGACATCGATGCAAACGGTATTCTACACGTTTCTGCGAAAGACAAAGGAACTGGTAAAGAACAATCTATCAAAATCCAAGCATCTTCTGGACTTTCTGATGCAGAAATCGAAAGAATGAAAAAAGAAGCAGAAGAAAATGCAGCAGCAGATGCGAAGAGAAAAGAAGATGTAGAAACCATCAATAAAGCTGATGGAATGATTTTCCAAACAGAAAAACAATTAAAAGAATTTGGAGAAAAATTATCTGCAGATAAGAAAGCAGCAATCGAAGCAGCTCACACAGAATTGAAAGCTGCTTACGAAACCAAAGATGCAGATGCGATTAAACCTAAGTTAGAAGCATTAGACGCAGCTTGGATGGCAGCTTCAGAAGAATTGTACAAAGCGACTCAAGAAGCACAACCGCAACCTGAACAAACACAAGGTAACGCTGGCGAAAATGTACAAGATGCAGATTTCGAAGAAGTGAAGTAA
- the ppk1 gene encoding polyphosphate kinase 1 has protein sequence MPQFNPRDITWLGFNARVLQEAMDETVPLHLRIRFLGIFSNNLDEFFRVRVAGLKRALELKDKLAVETFFDKPQRILDKINKIVIKQQEDFEKTWDKIQEEMAEQKVFIKTPKKLTEKQKEFVKKYFDEEVESNVIPILLHDHVQLPYLREKSLYLGIAMRRKDWKFETKFAIIEVPAKANGRFVILPTEKPEETDIMLLEDVIAFNLPHIFSYFGYDDFKANSFKVTKDAEFDLDNDIRTSFVEKIEKGIKSRRKGKPTRFVFDKDMDKSLVEFLIKKLNLTKRDSIIPGQKIHNFRHFMDFPDVFKNYEKPIERSSFTHPEFDHEGRITDVIVKKDVLLTFPYHTFTPVIDLLREAAMDPDVKSIQITAYRLASNSKIVNALINAVRNGKEVTVMLELRARFDEENNLEWKERLEEEGVKVLVGLPNKKVHAKLCVIKKRVNNKTIQYGFVSTGNLNEKTAKIYVDHLIMTSNRAIMADINKVFNVFRKPKIDPVLALKSCNHLLVCPHFMREKIEWHIDKEIEEAKAGRKAEMIIKVNSLSDKGLIKKLYEAAEAGVEIKMIVRGIFCAVEQKNFKKKIHAISIVDEYLEHSRVMYFYNKGIEDVYLSSADWMTRNLDYRIEAAVKVNQKNLKKELKDLLELQLKGNVKARFLDEDLTNKYVKNNKKPFRSQIETYKFLKKKAIEN, from the coding sequence ATGCCACAATTCAATCCTAGAGACATTACCTGGTTAGGTTTTAATGCAAGAGTTTTGCAAGAAGCGATGGACGAAACCGTTCCATTACACCTGAGAATTAGATTTTTAGGAATTTTTTCTAATAACCTAGATGAATTTTTCCGAGTGCGAGTTGCTGGACTAAAACGAGCATTAGAACTGAAAGATAAACTTGCAGTAGAAACGTTTTTTGACAAGCCTCAAAGAATTTTAGACAAAATCAATAAAATTGTCATCAAACAACAGGAAGATTTTGAAAAAACTTGGGATAAAATCCAAGAAGAAATGGCAGAGCAAAAAGTTTTCATTAAAACGCCCAAAAAACTCACCGAAAAACAGAAGGAATTCGTTAAAAAATATTTTGACGAAGAAGTAGAAAGCAACGTCATTCCTATTCTGCTTCATGACCATGTTCAACTGCCCTATTTGCGAGAAAAAAGCCTTTATCTAGGCATTGCAATGCGCAGAAAAGATTGGAAATTCGAAACTAAATTTGCCATTATAGAAGTTCCAGCAAAAGCGAATGGAAGATTTGTCATTTTGCCAACCGAAAAACCTGAGGAAACTGACATAATGCTTCTAGAAGACGTCATTGCTTTCAATTTACCGCACATTTTCTCCTATTTCGGGTATGATGATTTCAAAGCAAATTCTTTTAAGGTGACCAAAGATGCAGAATTTGACCTTGATAATGATATCAGAACCAGCTTTGTAGAAAAAATTGAAAAAGGCATCAAATCCAGAAGAAAAGGAAAACCTACCCGTTTTGTTTTTGACAAAGACATGGATAAATCTTTGGTAGAATTTCTCATCAAAAAGCTCAATCTTACCAAAAGAGACAGCATTATTCCGGGTCAAAAAATTCATAATTTCAGACATTTTATGGATTTTCCAGATGTTTTTAAAAATTATGAAAAACCAATAGAGAGAAGTTCTTTTACGCATCCAGAATTCGACCATGAAGGCAGAATTACAGATGTTATCGTAAAAAAAGATGTGCTTCTTACCTTTCCTTATCACACTTTTACACCTGTTATTGACTTGCTGAGAGAAGCTGCAATGGATCCTGATGTAAAATCTATTCAAATCACGGCTTATAGATTAGCCAGCAATTCTAAAATTGTAAACGCACTGATAAATGCCGTGAGAAACGGAAAAGAAGTCACCGTAATGCTAGAATTGCGCGCCAGATTTGATGAAGAAAACAACCTAGAATGGAAAGAAAGATTAGAAGAAGAAGGTGTAAAAGTTCTAGTGGGATTACCGAATAAAAAAGTGCATGCAAAACTCTGTGTCATTAAGAAAAGAGTGAACAATAAGACCATTCAATACGGATTTGTAAGCACTGGAAACCTCAACGAAAAAACAGCCAAAATTTATGTAGACCATTTGATCATGACTTCTAACAGAGCAATTATGGCAGATATTAATAAAGTTTTCAATGTGTTCAGAAAACCAAAAATAGATCCCGTTTTAGCATTGAAATCTTGTAATCATTTATTGGTTTGTCCACATTTTATGAGAGAAAAAATAGAATGGCATATTGATAAAGAAATTGAAGAAGCAAAAGCAGGCAGAAAAGCTGAAATGATTATCAAAGTCAATTCACTTTCGGATAAAGGTCTAATTAAAAAACTTTATGAAGCAGCGGAAGCGGGCGTGGAAATTAAAATGATTGTTCGCGGAATTTTCTGTGCAGTAGAGCAGAAAAACTTCAAGAAAAAAATTCACGCCATCAGTATTGTAGACGAGTATTTGGAACATTCTAGGGTGATGTATTTTTACAATAAAGGCATTGAAGATGTTTATCTTTCTTCTGCGGATTGGATGACTCGAAACTTAGATTACAGAATAGAAGCTGCCGTAAAAGTGAATCAAAAAAATCTCAAAAAAGAACTAAAAGATTTATTGGAACTTCAATTGAAAGGCAACGTAAAAGCCAGATTTCTAGATGAAGATTTGACCAATAAATATGTCAAAAACAACAAAAAACCATTCCGCAGTCAAATAGAAACATATAAATTCTTGAAAAAGAAAGCTATTGAGAATTAA
- a CDS encoding helix-turn-helix domain-containing protein, which produces MKQQIILPKFNQLLEQMGENIKLARKRRKLTAVQVSERAGIARSTLYLIEKGDTGVSMGAYFNVLRVLGLQNDFLKLAADDEFGRKLQDLELLK; this is translated from the coding sequence ATGAAACAACAAATAATTCTTCCAAAATTCAATCAACTATTAGAACAAATGGGAGAAAATATTAAACTCGCAAGAAAGCGTAGAAAACTCACTGCTGTTCAGGTTTCTGAAAGAGCAGGAATTGCACGCTCAACTTTGTACCTAATTGAAAAAGGTGATACTGGTGTTTCTATGGGTGCATATTTTAATGTTTTAAGAGTTCTGGGATTGCAAAACGATTTTCTGAAATTAGCTGCAGATGACGAGTTTGGCAGAAAATTGCAGGATTTAGAATTACTGAAATAA
- a CDS encoding helix-turn-helix transcriptional regulator, translating to MGFSKLKIPRVCEWCSKPFEAKTVITRFCGVSCANKAGKARKKLEKQKKEKESLLEKYSNKIAEVQTREFISVSEATVMFGISKDTIHRMIRNGLLTGVNLGVRLTRVKRTDLEAIFTAIEVPKENKMKLKANDFEVGNCYSLSEISEKYKANPSTISNVIKNNKIPTKQVGSFVYVPKRFIDEIFDPK from the coding sequence ATGGGATTTAGTAAATTAAAAATACCGAGAGTATGTGAGTGGTGTTCAAAACCCTTTGAAGCAAAGACAGTTATAACTCGTTTTTGTGGAGTTTCTTGTGCTAATAAAGCAGGAAAAGCACGAAAAAAACTAGAAAAGCAAAAAAAAGAAAAAGAATCTTTACTTGAAAAGTATTCAAATAAAATTGCAGAAGTACAAACTCGAGAATTTATTTCTGTTTCTGAAGCAACGGTAATGTTTGGAATTTCAAAAGATACCATTCATAGAATGATTAGGAATGGATTGTTGACTGGTGTTAATTTGGGAGTAAGACTTACAAGAGTTAAGCGGACTGATTTGGAAGCCATCTTTACTGCAATTGAAGTTCCAAAGGAAAATAAAATGAAATTAAAAGCAAACGATTTTGAGGTGGGAAACTGCTACTCGCTTTCAGAAATTAGTGAGAAATACAAAGCGAATCCAAGTACAATAAGTAATGTAATAAAGAATAATAAAATTCCTACGAAACAAGTTGGAAGTTTTGTATATGTCCCAAAAAGATTCATTGATGAAATTTTTGATCCGAAATGA
- a CDS encoding plasmid mobilization protein translates to MKNDFLQEFINQATQEKQAKIAQEKRKKHFQELGRKGGLKTKENKKLDKVISIRMTHSEYELLVQKQEKYPLKLSTYIRNILFEKELKINEFQTDEILLQFGNNFKKITNLLRNREWNVFENKKEILVKIETTVDLIHHYLYSKIQKNE, encoded by the coding sequence ATGAAAAACGACTTTTTACAAGAATTTATAAACCAAGCTACCCAAGAAAAACAAGCAAAAATTGCTCAGGAAAAGAGAAAAAAACACTTTCAAGAATTGGGTAGAAAAGGCGGTTTGAAAACCAAAGAAAACAAAAAATTAGATAAAGTGATTTCGATAAGAATGACTCATTCTGAATATGAATTATTAGTTCAGAAACAAGAAAAATATCCACTAAAACTATCGACTTATATCCGAAATATTTTGTTTGAAAAAGAATTGAAAATCAATGAATTTCAAACCGATGAAATTTTACTTCAGTTTGGAAACAATTTCAAAAAAATAACCAATTTATTGAGAAATCGAGAATGGAATGTTTTTGAAAATAAGAAAGAAATTTTAGTGAAAATTGAAACAACGGTTGATTTGATTCATCACTATTTATATTCAAAAATTCAGAAAAATGAATAA